The genomic stretch GCAGGGAGAATTACAGGGAGCTTTAACGAGTTTGATGAGCGCAACATCTATTATCGGGCCGCCGGTGATGACCAATTTATTCTACTTTTTTACACATGAAGAGGCACCGTTTAAATTTTCAGGTGCACCTTTCTTTTTAGCATTTATATTAATGTCTGTAAGTGTCGTAATAACTTATTATGCTTTTCAGAAAAATAAATCTTAAAATTTGTTTAAAATTAAATATATCATATTTTATATATATAATCTTTTGTAATTTAGCACCATGGAATTAAGCATTGGAGAAATGGCACTTATTGCCATTGCAATTGTAGTTTTGTTTGGTCCGGATAAACTACCTCAAATTGCTCGCGATCTAGGATCTGGAGTGAGAAAAATGCGTGGCGCAGTAGAAGACATCAAAACTGAGATCATGAAAGAAACAGATAATCCTGTTTCTGAGATAAAACGTGAGATCGAGAAGGTGAAAGATGCTGCAAAAG from Chryseobacterium indoltheticum encodes the following:
- a CDS encoding Sec-independent protein translocase subunit TatA/TatB; the protein is MELSIGEMALIAIAIVVLFGPDKLPQIARDLGSGVRKMRGAVEDIKTEIMKETDNPVSEIKREIEKVKDAAKDFNPMKNIEENILNEQSPATELPKVKPADDETYEGPVSR